In one Plasmodium reichenowi strain SY57 chromosome 7, whole genome shotgun sequence genomic region, the following are encoded:
- a CDS encoding hypothetical protein (conserved Plasmodium protein, unknown function): MPLGVSLREYLFIVSTSFLCMAMGSCCVHLIMKPEMRKVDISKHVEHRNEAIKEVQKDIIKSKT, translated from the coding sequence atgccCCTAGGTGTATCATTAAgagaatatttatttattgtatCAACCTCCTTTTTATGTATGGCTATGGGTTCTTGTTGTGTCCATTTAATTATGAAACCTGAAATGAGAAAAGTTGATATTTCTAAGCATGTAGAACATAGAAATGAAGCCATAAAAGAAGTGCAgaaagatataataaaaagtaaaacGTAG
- a CDS encoding lysophospholipase, putative has translation MKSQDGGKISRKSSTGSSSTRLDGNPKLDSFHNKDGLSLKTYAWTVKNPVGVIIACHGMNSHVRLEYLRHNVEVVNNNKAILKDGNNYYIYKNSWIEEFNKNGYSFYGIDLQSHGQSDGWKGLRTHIRQFDDIVYDFIQYINRVHDMLCLKNKKDNHSSLHDNINNNNNILPFYIMGLSMGGNVVLRTLQILGKSKDNNNKLNIRGCIPLAGMISIDELATKPSYKYFYIPLAKFLGSFFPSLRLTPGLRFNMFPHMNDIIEFDKFKYKKHVTCKLGCELLNAINNLNNDMDYIPENTPILFAHSKKDSVCFYEGTLKFYNKLKCLKKELYTLDDMDHLLPMEPGNERILNKIITWLAVHTPKQEQV, from the coding sequence ATGAAGAGCCAAGATGGAGGGAAGATATCGAGGAAGAGCTCCACAGGTTCGAGCAGCACTCGATTAGATGGGAATCCCAAATTGGATTCTTTTCATAATAAGGATGGGTTATCGTTAAAAACTTATGCATGGACGGTTAAGAATCCAGTAGGTGTTATAATAGCATGTCATGGTATGAATTCTCATGTACGTTTAGAATATTTAAGACATAATGTCGAGGtagtaaataataataaggcaatattaaaagatggtaataattattatatatataaaaatagttGGATTGAGGagtttaataaaaatggatATTCATTTTATGGAATAGATTTACAAAGCCATGGACAGTCAGATGGATGGAAAGGTTTAAGAACCCATATAAGACAATTTGATGATATAGTATATGAttttatacaatatattaatagAGTACATGATATGCtatgtttaaaaaataaaaaagataatcATTCATCCCTtcatgataatataaataataataataatatactaccattttatattatggGATTATCTATGGGTGGTAATGTTGTTTTAAGAACTTTACAAATATTAGGAAAATcaaaagataataataataaattaaatataagaGGATGTATACCTTTAGCTGGTATGATATCAATAGATGAATTAGCAACTAAACcatcatataaatatttctatattcCATTAGCAAAATTCTTAGGAAGCTTTTTTCCAAGTTTACGACTTACTCCTGGTTTACGTTTTAATATGTTTCCACATATGAATGATATTATAGAATTTGATAaattcaaatataaaaaacatGTAACATGTAAATTAGGTTGTGAGTTATTAAATGCTATAAATAACctaaataatgatatggATTACATTCCTGAAAATACACCTATACTTTTTGCTCATTCAAAAAAAGATAGTGTATGCTTTTATGAAGGTACATTAAAATTTTACAACAAACTTAAGTGTcttaaaaaagaattatatacCTTAGATGACATGGATCACCTTCTACCTATGGAACCTGGAAATGAAAGAATTCTAAACAAAATTATCACATGGCTAGCTGTACATACACCCAAACAAGAACAAGTATAA